A stretch of DNA from Methylogaea oryzae:
GGTTTGCGAGTCATATCCCGACTGGTTGCAGGTGGAGGCGCTGCCGCCGCCCGATACCGAAGAGTGCGACCAGACGGAAACCGGCACGCCGGGCCCGCCGCCGTTGGGGTTGGCGACGACGTTGTAGTTGCCGCCCATGGGGACGATGCCGGCCGCCGTCAGCGCCGCATTGGGGATGGCGCCGCCGGCCGCGATATTGGCGGCGAAGGCGATTTGCTGCTCGACCTGCACTGTGCCGGTACCGTCGCTCGAGGTGCCTTGGGCGCGGAAGACGTTGTAATTGTAAGGCGTGGTAACGGCGGCGCCGGCCGCGTCTTTGGGCGTCGGGCAAATCGTGGTCACCAGCGCTTGGGTGCAGTGGAAGGCCCGGGCCCATTGCACTTGGGCGCCGTTCGGCAACGTGATCGCCGCCGGCACGATGTCTTGTGCTGTGGACCATCCGGCGCCGGCCGAGGTTTGGGCGGCAATGGCCGTGGTCGGCTTCGCTTTAAAATAGGCGACGGCTTGGTTCAAGCCCGCTTCGGCCGCCGCCTCGGCTTGCTGGTGCCGCAGCTCGTTGCCGGACATGCGTTGATCCATGACGCCGACGCTGGCGGTATAGACGGTCATGATGGTGATGAACACCAGCGCGACCAGGGCGACGAACAGCGTTACGGCGCCGCGTTGCCGGTGCGGCGGCTGGTGGATGGGGTAAACGGTTTTCATAATTCCGGCCTCTACGGTGCCCGTTCGTTTTCCGTATCAAGTGGGGGCGCAGTCGCCCGCGGCGAAATACTGATAGCGGTTGTTGCGCACGTGCACCGTTTCGGTCAGCGTGCGCGCGAGTCCGGTTACCAGCGGTGATGTTGCGGTAAAGGTGATCGTTACCGTTTGGTCGTGGATGCCGTTGAACGCGTTGGGCGCCGTGCCCTGGCAAACCAGGTTGTCCTGTAGGGTGAAGGTCAGCGCCGTGACGGTGAGGTTGGAGGTGTCGGTTAGCGCTTGCCAGCCGGCATCGGCGCATGCGGTCGCCGTGGTATGGCGTTGCACCGCCCCGCCGTTCAACTTGAATCCGTATTGCTCGTTGCCGTTCAGTACGCCGTCGGCGTTGGTGGCGGCATTGGAGGAGTCGTCGTAGCCGTAGCGTATGCAGCCGCCGCTGAGCGGCCCGGGGCTGGCGGTGCTGATGGCGACATCGTCCACGGAAAGCCCGCCGAAAGGATTGGCCATGGTGGTTCCCTGGCCGACCTGGGATACCGCGTAGGCATTGAATCCCGCCCGGCGTATGTCGGAGGTCATCAGGTTCATCACCGACCGCATTTCCTGGTTGAAGCGCACCATGCGCAACGTGTCGAGATTGGTGCTGTTGGACGACACCATGATTTGGGTTATCGCCGCCAGCACGGTCATGCCGATCACCATGCCGACCAGCAGTTCCACCAGGGTAAAGCCTCCGTGTCGTTTGCTCGTCACGGTCAACATCCCGTTTCTCCTCGTTTATTGCAGGCTGATGCGGCCCATGGCGGATACCGTCACGGATTTGGTCGCGCCGCTGCTGCCGGTAAAGGTGATGGCCGTGCCGCAGCTGGCGCCGGCGCAGCCGCCGCGCAGCGCGTCGAACGTGACGCTGGCGTTGGCGTTCAGGGTTACATGGGTGAAGTCGGCGCCGGAAGTGGCTTTCCAAACGCCGGCCGTCGCGCAGTCCGAGGTCGCCGCGGCGGCGCAGTTGCTGCCGTTGGTGGCGACGCAGTAGCTCCAGGGGCTGCCCGTCGCGGCGATCAGATCCATGGAGCGGGAGCATTTGATGGCCTGCGTTTTCGCAAATTGCAGGTCGGCGAACAGGTTTTCCGCCGCGCCCCGCACCCGTTGGCGGTCCAGCATGCTGTTGAAGGACGGCAGCGCCATCGAGACGAGGATGGCGACGATGGCGATGGCGATCAGCATCTCCATCAACGTAAAGCCGGCTTGTCGGAAAGGTGTCTTCATGGTGATCTCCGTTGGCTTAAAGTATAAGCGCCGCCGCCGCGGCTCCCGGGGCCGTTCGTCGGGGTGCGGTCGCCACTTATCGGGCGTGGGGGCGGGCGCGGGCGAGTTGCGGCGGTGTGCCGCCAATCCGGCGGGGTGTCGGTGTTTGCCGTGCTGGGGGAGGCAGGAGGGGCGGTTGTTAATCCCAGTTGCCGCGCCGGTAGATTTTCATCAACCGCTTGCGCAGTTCGTTGGCGGAATAGGCCATGACGCCGAACATGGCCCACTCCACCAGGGAAACGCTGGTCGGATCGTCGTCGGTGACTACCATGATGACGACGGAGACGACGAAGGCGGCGAAATAGCTGATCAAGCTGAGCATGGCGGGGTGGTCTCCGGGAAAAACAGGGCTTCCCGCATTTTAGCGCCGGCCGCTTCGGGGAGGTCAACCGGCGCTGTATTCTCGGCGGGAGCGCCCGCTGAACGCGCCATCCGGCGTCGTTTGCCGCTCATTTGACAGTGTGTTGACGGGCTTTGTATATTCCGGTAAGGGGCTGTATCCGAAGGCCTGGACGTAAATGTCAGCTCCTGACGGCATATCAAAACAACAACATTGGAGCGTAACATGTCCGAGACCTTGTTCGATCAGTTGGGCGGCGCGGCCGCGGTGAACGCCGCCGTCGACATTTTTTACCAAAAGGTGTTGGCCGACGGCAGCCTGAGCCCCTTCTTCGAGGGCGTCAGCATGCAGGATCAGCGGGATAAGCAAAAGGCCTTTCTGACGGTGGCTTTCGGCGGTCCTTACGATTACGTGGGCAACGATTTAACCAGTTCTCATGCGCGGGCCGTGAAACGGGGGTTGAGCGACCGCCATGTAAACGCCGTGCTGGGGCATTTGATGAAAACCTTGCAGGAGCTGAAGGTCTCCGGGTATTTGGTGGTCGAAATCATGAAGATCGCGGAAAGTACCCGCAATGCGGTGTTGGGGCGCTAACGTTGATGCGCGGCAAAACCGCCCGCTCGATGGTGTTGCCTCGCACGGCGTAGGAGCGTGTCCCGAGGGGCGGAAACGACGCCGTTGACATGCGAGCCTTTCCTCACTTACAGTTCCAGCCGTAATCTTCGGCTTTTATTTAACTATCAAAATAAAAAGGTAATATCATGGCAAAAGCATTAATTCAGTTGGCGATTGATTCCTTGGATGTTAATGCATCCCTTGGTCTTGCCGCCGCCGCCGCTCCTTATGTGGACATCTTCGAAATCGGTACCCCGTGCATCAAGCACAATGGCGTGGCGCTGGTTCGTGAGCTGAAAAGAAGATTCCCCAACAAGTTGATTCTGGTCGACTTGAAAACCATGGATGCCGGCGAATACGAAGCCACCCCGTTCTACGCGGCGGGCGCCGACATTTGCACCGTGCTGGGCGTTTCCGGCGGCGCAACCATCGCCGGCGTCATCAAGGCGGCCAGCAAGTTCAACGCCGAAGTCCAGGTGGACTTGATCAACGTGCCCAACAAAGTCGCTTGCGCGCGTGAATCCGCTCAGCTGGGCGCGCAGATCATCGGCGTTCACACCGGTCTCGACGCGCAGGCCGCTGGCCAGACGCCGTTCGCCGACCTGCAGGCGGTGGCTCGCCTGGGGCTGCCCATGCGCATCTCCGTCGCTGGCGGCATTAAGCAGTCCACCGTGCAGGGCGTGATCCAGGCTGGTGCGACCATCGTTGTGGTCGGCGCCGCCATCTACGGCGCGCCGTCCCCCGCCGAAGCCGCGCGCGAAATCCGCGCGCTGGTCGACGCCGCTTAAGCCTTAGCGGCTTAAGTCAGCGGGCCGCCGGCAAGGCGCCCGCCGAAGCCCCGCAGAGTCGCTCTGCGGGGCTTTTCTTTTGCGCCGTCGATTGGGCCGCGGCGGCCGGGTTCGGCTGGCGCGGGTCAGTAGTTTTCTCCGCCGCTCCCTCTTCCCGGCATGGTGAAGGAGAAAGGCGCCGTTCGTCCCGTCAAGGCTTCGATCAAGGCCAGTTCCTCGTCCGTGTGGTTTTTAACCGGCGCCGGCTGGATGCGCCGTTCGCCTTCGCCGCTGATGTAGCGAGGGGCGTCGTGATGAACCGACACGATGCTTTCGGTTTGTTCCGGCGCGCCTTCGGCGGTGATTTGCGTACGGCCGTAACAGGTGCAAACGTAGCTGCGCTCGGCTTCCGCTTCCACGTATACCCCGGTGCCGCGAATGCCGATGGTGGCGAATTGGGTTTGCACCTCGTGTTCGCGCTTGCCGAACACCGACAGCAGGGCGCCGGTGACGACCCGCAAGCCGTGCACGATCAAACCGCCGCCGCCGCTGAGTCGCAGCTCGGAACGTTCCCGCAGTATGAAAGCGTCCTGCCCTACCGCGAACACGACTTGGCTGCCCGGTCCGGTCTGGATGCGGTCGCCGGCTCCGATCCGCGTCTGTTCGTCGGCGGTTTGGCCATTGACCAACACATCGCCGTCGATTCGGTAAATGGAGCGCCCCGGTGGTAGCGGCCCCGGGGCATCGCCCAGTGCGCCGGCGTGGGCCGCCGGCCTGGCTCCGAGCATGAAAAAGCCGGCGCCCAGCCAGCGCAGCAGCGCGCGGCGGCGCGCCTCGAAAGCTTCGTCGGTCATTGCCTTCGCTCCTGTGCGGTTTTAGACTCGCCCTCGCCACCGATTATATGTGCGGGAAACGATTATGGCAGCCGTCTGGCGGATAACGTGGGCGTGGGTATTGGCTTCGGCGGTTTGCGTCGCTTGGGGCGGGGAATATTACGGTCGCCTGGGCGGCGGCGCGGCGTACGACGACAACGTGACGCGCGGCGCGGACAACCAGTTTCGCCGGGGCGATTTTTCCTATCGGGTCTCCGGCGTTTCCGGGGTCGATTGGCGGTTGGGCGAGCGCCTGGGACTGGCGCTGGAAGCCCGGGTCGACGGCAGCCAATACCAGCGTTTCGAGCGCCTGTCGTCGCTACGGGGCGTTTTGCTGGCGCGCGCTTTGTTCAAGCCTTTCGATGGCTATACCGCGCCTTGGTTCGCTTTGGAATCGGAAGGGGGCGCGATAGGGCACAAGGACAGCGCCTTGCGCGACCGCTGGGAATGGAGCGGGCGGGCGCTCGCCGGTGCGCGGTTGACCGACCGGCTCAGCGCCAGCTTGGGCTATCAGTACGGTCTCACCCGCGGCGCCCAGTGGGGCGTTTGGAATACCGACACCCATGCGCTGTTGACGAGCCTTCAGTATGCCCTGACGCCCAAGGTCAATTTGTTCGTGGATTACCGTCTGACCGTCGGCAAGCACAACGCCACGGCGGCTTGGTCGCAGGGTCGCTGGTCCTACCCCGCTTACGACGTGCGTTGGCGCGACAAGGCGCTGGAGGCGGATACGGGCGTCGCCGTCTACGCGTATCGGATGGATGGCGTCAGCCACCAGGTCGCCGTGGGCGGCGCGTGGGATGTGGGGCATCGCTGGGGACTGGAATTGGCCGGGCGCTATTTCGTTCTCGACGGCGAGGCGGGCGCGTCCTATCAGGGGCTGGGGGGCAGCATCGGGGCCAACTACCGGTTTTGAGCCTGCTTTACCGCGACGGCCCCGGCGTGATGCTGGGGGTGGCGTTGCCGGTGTTTCGCGGCGCGTTGCCGAGGGCCGGGGCGCTATGGCCGATGCCGATACGGACGTCGACGTTGCCCGACTCTGTCGTCCGGGTTTGCCGCTGTTGCAGCGCTGGGGAATAGTAGATCGCTCGGGGGTAGTAATAATAGGCGCCGTCGCCTTCCTCCCGTTCCTGGGCTTCCAGCATCTCCCGCTGGTAGCGGGCTTGCGCTTCGGCGGCGCGGGCTTGGCGCTCCGCCGCGCGGGCGGCGTCTTCCTCCGCGCGCACTTTGCGCTCTTCCAGTTCCTTTTGCGCTTCGCTTTGCCGCTGGGCCTCCTGCTGCTGGCGCGCCTCTTGCTGCCGCGCCAGCTCCTCGGCGCTGGGCTCGGTGTTTTGCAGTTCCAGCAAGCTGCACTTGTCGCCGTTTTTCGGGGATTCGGTATAGACGGCCTTGCCGTCCCTTTGGCACCGATAGACATCGCTGGCGCTTGCCGTTGCGCTGAGCAGCAGCGCCGCCAAAATTGCCGTCCGCTTGTTCATGTTCCGTGCCTCGCCAACCGGTATTGCTTGGGTTTATCCCTAGGATAGCCGTAAACTTCAAGCTTAGAGGCCGGCTGCGCGGCCGTTCGCCAAGATCGAGGTTTTCTCAATATGTCCCGACTTTTTTTGACCGCCTGCGCCGTCAGCGGCTTTCTGGCCACGCTGATGGGAGCGGTGGGCGCCCACCTGTGGCGCGGCCGCATGGACGAGCATATGGCGGCGGTGTTCCAAACCGCCGTGCAGTACCATTTCTGGCACACCCTGGTGCTGGGGATGATCGCGTTGCTGGCCCGCCAATACGCCGACTCCCGCTGGCTGCGCTGGAGCGGCATTGCCATGGTGGCCGGCATGGCGCTGTTCAGCGGCAGTTTATACTGGCTGGCGGCCGGCGGTGAGCCGTTATACGCCAAGCTGGCTCCGCTGGGCGGCATGTCGCTGATGGTCGCTTGGCTGCTGCTGGCCGCTTTTGCCGCAACGGCGATCTGAACCTCATTAACCCAATCCTCGCCGATGGCGGCGAATCAAGGCAACAGCGTATGCGCGAAGCGACACCCAAAACCGTTTATTTAAAGGACTACACGCCGCCCGAGTATTTGATCGGGCAGGTGGAGCTGACTTTCCTGCTGGACGAGCGGGACTGCCAAGTCACCTCGCGTTTGCGCATGCAAAAGAATCCGGCCGGCGCGGATGCCAGCGCGCCGCTGGTGCTGGATGGGGAGAATCTCAAGCTCGAATCCGTGCGCCTTGCCGGCCGGGTGCTGCAGGAGGACGAATACCAGGTGACGCCGGAAAGCCTCATTATTCCGGGCGCGCCCAAGGTGGAGGTGTTCCTGCTGGAAATCGTCACCCGCATCGATCCGTCCGCCAACACCGCGCTGGAAGGCTTGTACCTATCCAACGACATGCTCTGCACCCAGTGCGAGGCGCAGGGCTTCCGCCGCATCACCTATTTCC
This window harbors:
- a CDS encoding DUF423 domain-containing protein; protein product: MSRLFLTACAVSGFLATLMGAVGAHLWRGRMDEHMAAVFQTAVQYHFWHTLVLGMIALLARQYADSRWLRWSGIAMVAGMALFSGSLYWLAAGGEPLYAKLAPLGGMSLMVAWLLLAAFAATAI
- a CDS encoding DUF4124 domain-containing protein, encoding MNKRTAILAALLLSATASASDVYRCQRDGKAVYTESPKNGDKCSLLELQNTEPSAEELARQQEARQQQEAQRQSEAQKELEERKVRAEEDAARAAERQARAAEAQARYQREMLEAQEREEGDGAYYYYPRAIYYSPALQQRQTRTTESGNVDVRIGIGHSAPALGNAPRNTGNATPSITPGPSR
- the hxlA gene encoding 3-hexulose-6-phosphate synthase — protein: MAKALIQLAIDSLDVNASLGLAAAAAPYVDIFEIGTPCIKHNGVALVRELKRRFPNKLILVDLKTMDAGEYEATPFYAAGADICTVLGVSGGATIAGVIKAASKFNAEVQVDLINVPNKVACARESAQLGAQIIGVHTGLDAQAAGQTPFADLQAVARLGLPMRISVAGGIKQSTVQGVIQAGATIVVVGAAIYGAPSPAEAAREIRALVDAA
- a CDS encoding GspH/FimT family pseudopilin, with translation MKTPFRQAGFTLMEMLIAIAIVAILVSMALPSFNSMLDRQRVRGAAENLFADLQFAKTQAIKCSRSMDLIAATGSPWSYCVATNGSNCAAAATSDCATAGVWKATSGADFTHVTLNANASVTFDALRGGCAGASCGTAITFTGSSGATKSVTVSAMGRISLQ
- a CDS encoding PilW family protein, which gives rise to MLTVTSKRHGGFTLVELLVGMVIGMTVLAAITQIMVSSNSTNLDTLRMVRFNQEMRSVMNLMTSDIRRAGFNAYAVSQVGQGTTMANPFGGLSVDDVAISTASPGPLSGGCIRYGYDDSSNAATNADGVLNGNEQYGFKLNGGAVQRHTTATACADAGWQALTDTSNLTVTALTFTLQDNLVCQGTAPNAFNGIHDQTVTITFTATSPLVTGLARTLTETVHVRNNRYQYFAAGDCAPT
- a CDS encoding pilus assembly PilX family protein; this encodes MKTVYPIHQPPHRQRGAVTLFVALVALVFITIMTVYTASVGVMDQRMSGNELRHQQAEAAAEAGLNQAVAYFKAKPTTAIAAQTSAGAGWSTAQDIVPAAITLPNGAQVQWARAFHCTQALVTTICPTPKDAAGAAVTTPYNYNVFRAQGTSSDGTGTVQVEQQIAFAANIAAGGAIPNAALTAAGIVPMGGNYNVVANPNGGGPGVPVSVWSHSSVSGGGSASTCNQSGYDSQTSQCTSDQITSGGTMGLDVVQNDPYVSAGGRFPDDVFQYFFGVSADPTASPPGWQTVYNMAQQITDCSTLGPTSGGLIWYTGSLCDLPSNTTIGAATDDPATTATEGPVILVAQDANFKMNANTVFNGVIFLFSTASPPVSPGSVLLNGGPVVNGAFLANSGLDNLSGTYTVKYDASILAQLAPAPSGNNNNPINGHPADVPGSWRDF
- a CDS encoding FecR family protein, whose translation is MTDEAFEARRRALLRWLGAGFFMLGARPAAHAGALGDAPGPLPPGRSIYRIDGDVLVNGQTADEQTRIGAGDRIQTGPGSQVVFAVGQDAFILRERSELRLSGGGGLIVHGLRVVTGALLSVFGKREHEVQTQFATIGIRGTGVYVEAEAERSYVCTCYGRTQITAEGAPEQTESIVSVHHDAPRYISGEGERRIQPAPVKNHTDEELALIEALTGRTAPFSFTMPGRGSGGENY
- a CDS encoding group I truncated hemoglobin, whose product is MSETLFDQLGGAAAVNAAVDIFYQKVLADGSLSPFFEGVSMQDQRDKQKAFLTVAFGGPYDYVGNDLTSSHARAVKRGLSDRHVNAVLGHLMKTLQELKVSGYLVVEIMKIAESTRNAVLGR